The proteins below are encoded in one region of Effusibacillus dendaii:
- the lysS gene encoding lysine--tRNA ligase — MAEQDFQELSEVQRVRRQKLQNLYALGVDPFGEKFERTHMASQIIEFAKDKTKEQLEAETIEVSLAGRIMLLRPQGKAAFAHIQDLSGRVQIYVRQDTVGEHAFSIFQELEMGDIIGIRGTVFKTKTGEPTVKAKELVVLTKALNPLPEKYHGLTDVELRYRQRYVDLIVNPEVRDTFIARSRIIQSMRRYLDDADFLEVETPTMHAVAGGAAARPFVTHHNALDMQLYMRIAIELHLKRLIVGGLEKVYEIGRVYRNEGISTRHNPEFTMLELYWAYADFQDIMDLTENCIAHIAQEVLGTTRIAYQGQEIDLTPKWRRASMVELVKEAVGVDFQQHMSIEEARGLAAKHGVKVEPHYSIGHILNEFFETFVEEKLIQPTFVYGHPVEISPLAKQSKQDPRFTDRFELFIVGREHANAFTELNDPIDQRERFEKQLEERVAGNDEAHEMDEDFINALLYGMPPTGGLGIGIDRLVMLLTDQPSIRDVLLFPLMRDR; from the coding sequence ATGGCAGAACAGGATTTTCAGGAATTAAGTGAGGTGCAGCGTGTTCGCAGGCAGAAGCTGCAAAATTTGTATGCGCTCGGCGTAGATCCGTTCGGTGAAAAATTTGAGCGGACTCATATGGCGTCTCAAATCATTGAATTTGCAAAAGACAAAACAAAAGAACAATTAGAAGCCGAAACTATTGAGGTTTCCCTAGCGGGTCGGATTATGCTGCTCCGTCCACAGGGAAAGGCCGCTTTTGCCCATATTCAAGATTTGAGTGGACGAGTACAGATCTATGTGCGGCAGGATACGGTCGGTGAACATGCCTTTTCTATTTTTCAGGAATTAGAGATGGGCGACATTATCGGAATCAGGGGTACTGTTTTTAAAACAAAAACAGGTGAACCTACTGTAAAAGCCAAAGAATTGGTCGTTTTAACAAAAGCATTAAACCCTTTGCCGGAAAAATACCATGGATTAACCGATGTGGAGCTTCGTTATCGACAGCGGTATGTTGACCTAATCGTAAACCCGGAAGTTCGGGACACTTTTATTGCCCGATCCCGCATTATCCAATCGATGCGACGATATCTTGACGATGCCGATTTTCTGGAAGTAGAAACGCCTACTATGCATGCGGTTGCCGGCGGTGCTGCAGCAAGGCCCTTTGTTACTCATCACAATGCGTTAGATATGCAATTATACATGCGGATTGCAATTGAATTGCATCTTAAACGTCTAATAGTAGGTGGGTTGGAAAAGGTATATGAGATTGGACGAGTCTACCGAAACGAGGGCATTTCCACAAGACATAATCCCGAATTTACGATGCTGGAACTGTATTGGGCATATGCGGATTTTCAGGACATTATGGATTTGACGGAAAATTGTATCGCACATATTGCGCAAGAAGTGCTGGGAACCACACGGATTGCGTATCAGGGGCAAGAAATTGATTTGACTCCCAAATGGCGGCGGGCTTCAATGGTGGAGCTTGTAAAAGAAGCGGTAGGCGTTGATTTTCAGCAGCACATGTCTATTGAGGAAGCGCGTGGTTTGGCTGCAAAACATGGAGTGAAAGTAGAACCGCACTATTCGATCGGGCATATTTTAAATGAGTTTTTCGAGACATTTGTAGAAGAAAAATTGATTCAGCCGACTTTTGTTTACGGCCATCCGGTCGAAATCTCTCCGCTGGCAAAACAAAGCAAGCAAGATCCAAGGTTTACGGACCGGTTTGAACTATTTATCGTAGGCCGCGAACATGCGAATGCGTTCACTGAATTGAATGATCCGATTGATCAGCGTGAACGTTTTGAAAAACAGTTGGAGGAACGCGTAGCGGGCAATGACGAGGCGCATGAAATGGATGAGGACTTTATCAATGCGCTTTTATATGGAATGCCGCCTACAGGTGGATTAGGGATCGGCATTGATCGTTTAGTCATGCTGTTGACCGATCAGCCTTCCATACGGGATGTTCTTCTGTTCCCTCTGATGCGGGATCGATAA
- the greA gene encoding transcription elongation factor GreA → MSEKEVVLTQTGLKKLEEELDLLRTVKRKEVAERIKTAIGFGDISENSEYEDAKNEQAFIEGRIITLEKMLRNARVILEDDVDTNVVSVGSTVQLKDLEFGDVVEYTIVGSAEADPLENKISNESPVGQALLGQKKGQVIDVQVPAGVIQYKILEIKKS, encoded by the coding sequence GTGTCTGAAAAAGAAGTCGTATTGACTCAAACAGGTCTGAAAAAATTGGAAGAAGAGCTGGATTTGTTGCGCACCGTCAAGCGGAAGGAAGTGGCGGAACGAATCAAAACCGCCATTGGATTCGGTGATATTTCGGAGAATTCCGAGTATGAAGATGCCAAAAATGAACAGGCATTTATTGAAGGAAGAATTATCACCCTTGAAAAAATGCTCCGTAATGCCCGAGTCATTCTTGAAGACGATGTGGACACGAATGTTGTTAGTGTTGGATCCACCGTTCAGTTAAAGGACTTGGAATTCGGAGATGTTGTGGAGTACACCATCGTCGGTTCGGCAGAAGCGGATCCATTGGAAAACAAGATATCGAATGAATCTCCCGTGGGGCAGGCTTTGTTAGGTCAGAAAAAGGGCCAGGTAATCGATGTTCAGGTGCCGGCTGGTGTAATTCAATACAAAATACTTGAAATTAAAAAAAGCTAA
- a CDS encoding quinate 5-dehydrogenase: MKRVVSLSLGSASRDHRVVADFLQEQVAIERIGTDGDRAKLIELIRQLDGSVDAFGMGGIDRYIVVNQKRFTFREAEQIARAANKTPICDGSGLKDTLERVVVHQLADDPLIRLRRKKVLLVSGVDRFGMAEALVENDCEVVFGDLLFGLGISVPIRSLAGLERAARILAPILTKLPIRYLYPTGEKQETIKGSRFSKYYLEADVIAGDFHFIRRYLPDQLAGKIVLTNTVTEQDKQLLRERGVSCLVTTTPHLQGRSFGTNVMEALLVALHGKKGPLTSFEYLQMIEQLQLQPHIEWFQQAERASVDSRYFLPV; this comes from the coding sequence ATGAAGCGGGTAGTCAGCTTGAGTCTCGGTTCGGCAAGCCGAGATCACCGAGTGGTAGCCGATTTTTTGCAGGAACAGGTTGCTATTGAGCGGATTGGAACGGACGGCGATCGCGCCAAACTGATTGAATTGATTCGTCAGCTTGACGGTTCAGTTGATGCGTTTGGCATGGGCGGAATCGATCGTTATATTGTAGTGAACCAAAAACGGTTTACGTTTCGGGAGGCGGAGCAAATTGCCCGCGCTGCCAACAAAACCCCAATTTGTGACGGAAGTGGTTTAAAGGACACGCTGGAACGGGTAGTGGTACACCAATTGGCGGACGATCCGTTAATCCGCTTGCGAAGGAAAAAAGTTCTGCTGGTGAGTGGCGTTGATCGGTTTGGAATGGCGGAGGCGCTGGTGGAAAATGATTGCGAAGTCGTTTTTGGCGATTTGTTGTTTGGATTAGGGATCTCCGTGCCGATACGGTCGCTTGCCGGATTGGAAAGAGCGGCTCGAATTTTGGCGCCGATTTTGACCAAACTGCCGATTCGATACTTGTATCCCACGGGCGAAAAACAAGAAACGATTAAAGGTTCCCGCTTCTCCAAATACTATCTGGAAGCGGACGTGATTGCCGGCGATTTTCACTTTATTCGCCGGTACTTGCCCGATCAGCTTGCAGGAAAAATTGTTTTAACGAACACAGTCACGGAACAAGACAAACAATTACTGAGAGAACGCGGTGTTTCCTGTCTGGTCACGACCACACCGCACTTGCAAGGCCGCAGTTTTGGGACGAACGTAATGGAGGCGCTTCTTGTGGCGTTACATGGCAAAAAAGGGCCTCTTACGAGTTTCGAATATTTACAGATGATCGAACAACTACAGCTGCAGCCGCACATCGAATGGTTCCAGCAGGCCGAGAGGGCAAGCGTTGACAGTCGGTACTTTTTGCCAGTATAA
- the dusB gene encoding tRNA dihydrouridine synthase DusB → MAFKIGEVEMENQVVLAPMAGVCNPPFRKLVKEMGAGLVCAEMVSDKAIVHGNEKTRLKLGILPEEHPVSLQLVGCDIESMVKAAELVMQQEFKPDIIDINMGCPATKIHKNGSGAALARDPEVAGRIIEAVVKTVDRPVTVKFRKGWDEQNINAVQVAKAAEQAGAKAVAVHGRTARQLYTGRADWDIIRQVKEAVSIPVIGNGDVTTPQLAQEMLQSTGCDAVMIGRGAHGNPWIFKQVAHFLETGKEIEPPSAEERIRVCLRHMDLLIEHKGEFIAVKEMRKHAAWYIKGLYNSAELRNLINEQATRDGMRKTLLDYLDFLTQKNVAV, encoded by the coding sequence ATGGCGTTTAAAATTGGCGAAGTGGAGATGGAGAATCAGGTGGTATTGGCACCGATGGCGGGCGTCTGCAATCCACCGTTTCGTAAACTTGTAAAAGAAATGGGCGCGGGGTTGGTCTGTGCGGAAATGGTTTCGGACAAGGCGATTGTTCATGGAAATGAGAAAACCCGTCTGAAACTTGGAATCTTGCCTGAGGAACACCCGGTTTCTCTACAGCTTGTTGGCTGCGATATTGAATCGATGGTCAAAGCGGCCGAATTGGTGATGCAGCAAGAGTTTAAGCCGGATATTATCGATATCAACATGGGCTGCCCGGCTACCAAGATTCATAAAAATGGATCAGGTGCCGCGTTGGCGCGCGATCCTGAAGTGGCGGGGCGAATCATTGAAGCGGTTGTTAAGACGGTTGACCGGCCAGTAACGGTGAAATTTCGCAAAGGCTGGGATGAGCAAAACATCAATGCGGTACAAGTTGCGAAAGCGGCCGAACAGGCGGGAGCCAAGGCGGTTGCCGTGCATGGACGAACGGCGAGACAGCTGTATACCGGCCGGGCGGACTGGGACATTATTCGCCAGGTGAAGGAGGCTGTTTCCATACCGGTGATTGGCAATGGAGACGTTACCACGCCGCAGCTTGCACAAGAAATGCTGCAATCGACCGGTTGTGATGCGGTCATGATTGGCCGGGGTGCACATGGAAACCCTTGGATTTTTAAGCAAGTGGCGCATTTTTTGGAGACGGGAAAAGAGATTGAACCACCATCGGCGGAAGAACGAATTCGTGTTTGCCTGCGCCATATGGATCTGTTGATCGAGCATAAAGGGGAATTCATCGCAGTCAAAGAAATGCGGAAGCATGCTGCCTGGTACATTAAAGGGTTGTACAATTCGGCTGAATTGCGCAATTTGATCAATGAACAGGCAACACGGGACGGCATGCGGAAGACGCTGCTCGATTATTTGGATTTTCTGACACAAAAAAATGTAGCCGTTTAA
- a CDS encoding helix-turn-helix domain-containing protein has protein sequence MGEALGKRVRAYRKLKHLTQQELANLLGVSVAIVGGIERGTREPSQDILTKISHVLGVSTDELTGNHV, from the coding sequence ATGGGAGAAGCCCTTGGCAAACGGGTGCGCGCCTACCGAAAGTTAAAACATTTGACGCAGCAGGAGTTAGCCAATTTGCTGGGTGTTTCGGTGGCCATTGTCGGTGGTATTGAACGCGGAACGCGTGAGCCTTCACAAGATATACTGACGAAGATATCTCATGTATTGGGTGTTTCAACTGATGAATTGACAGGAAACCATGTATAG
- the folK gene encoding 2-amino-4-hydroxy-6-hydroxymethyldihydropteridine diphosphokinase has translation MTDRGSQLDDAATSPIFVSMGSNLGEREAYLASALHSLSLRGISVLEQSPVYETKAVGIEDQPDFLNMVIRVQTDLAPHNLLKNLLQIEAEHGRVRDLKWGPRTLDLDLLFYGKLVEQSDDLILPHPHMHDRAFVLLPLQDLAPDWVHPLLGKTVREMVADVSGKGGVRRWEKPLANGCAPTES, from the coding sequence ATGACGGACCGAGGCAGTCAATTGGATGATGCGGCAACGTCCCCGATTTTTGTGTCCATGGGATCAAACTTAGGAGAGCGAGAAGCCTATTTAGCGTCCGCTTTGCACTCGCTTTCCCTACGGGGAATCAGCGTTTTGGAACAGTCCCCCGTTTATGAGACGAAAGCGGTCGGGATAGAAGACCAGCCGGATTTTCTGAATATGGTGATCCGGGTACAAACCGATCTTGCACCGCACAACCTATTGAAAAATTTGCTGCAGATTGAAGCGGAACACGGTCGGGTTCGCGACCTGAAATGGGGACCGAGAACACTTGATCTTGACCTGCTTTTTTATGGTAAACTAGTAGAACAAAGTGATGATTTGATACTGCCGCATCCACACATGCACGATCGAGCGTTTGTACTGTTGCCGCTGCAAGATTTGGCGCCTGATTGGGTACATCCGTTGCTGGGGAAAACGGTTCGGGAGATGGTGGCAGATGTATCCGGAAAGGGAGGTGTACGGCGATGGGAGAAGCCCTTGGCAAACGGGTGCGCGCCTACCGAAAGTTAA
- the folB gene encoding dihydroneopterin aldolase has translation MDKIILHRMEFYAYHGVFEEESKLGQKFLVDLELSTELSRAGQTDNLKDTLNYVHIYEIVKQTAQVERYRLIETVAETIASRILNRLSAVHSVQVTVTKVTPPLEGIMGGVSVQICRSKGDSL, from the coding sequence TTGGATAAAATAATTCTGCATCGAATGGAATTTTACGCCTATCACGGGGTATTTGAGGAAGAGAGCAAACTTGGCCAGAAGTTTCTGGTTGATTTGGAACTGTCAACTGAATTGTCCAGAGCCGGACAAACGGACAACCTGAAAGATACATTAAACTATGTTCATATATACGAGATTGTCAAACAAACGGCTCAAGTTGAACGGTATCGGCTCATTGAAACGGTGGCGGAAACGATTGCTTCCCGTATTTTGAACCGGCTTTCTGCCGTTCATTCGGTTCAGGTTACGGTTACGAAAGTTACGCCTCCTCTGGAAGGGATTATGGGAGGGGTATCGGTTCAAATTTGCCGCTCAAAAGGAGATTCCTTATGA
- the folP gene encoding dihydropteroate synthase, whose protein sequence is MEFNPYLVHIESEQHLLQEMRQIGSTETGNHIMVKKGQTVVIRVDNVGLKAANLLKQEMLAVGGDAAVHRDVAALSIERSSMLLMGTKRQFELLLPKLKLQPFGLKRLAVEMEEVLVQAGERSAHKRKGSLVCGSFELPLGERTLIMGILNITPDSFSDGGRYMNLEAAVEHAHRLTEDGADILDVGGESTRPGHQPVDEEEELRRVIPVVERLAKEVKLPISIDTYKSKVAKEAVQAGAHIVNDIWGFKIDPDMARVCAELDVPVIVMHNRAEPFETDVMNGLIREMRESVALGLAAGVKKERMILDPGIGFGKTYEDNLLVLRHLADFCGLGFPVLLGTSRKSVIGHCLGLPVEERMEGTAATVALGIANGADIVRVHDVKQIKRVALMTDALVR, encoded by the coding sequence ATGGAATTTAATCCTTATTTGGTACATATCGAATCGGAACAACATCTGCTGCAGGAAATGAGACAGATCGGATCGACCGAAACGGGCAATCATATTATGGTTAAAAAAGGGCAAACTGTTGTGATTCGAGTGGATAATGTAGGGTTGAAAGCGGCCAATTTGCTGAAACAGGAAATGTTGGCGGTCGGCGGCGATGCGGCGGTGCATCGTGATGTGGCGGCTCTTTCGATTGAACGTTCATCGATGCTGTTGATGGGCACAAAGCGTCAGTTTGAGTTGTTGCTGCCGAAACTAAAACTACAACCTTTCGGTTTAAAACGGCTTGCTGTGGAAATGGAAGAGGTGTTGGTACAGGCAGGAGAGCGGTCGGCTCATAAGCGGAAAGGGTCCCTGGTCTGCGGTTCCTTTGAACTCCCTTTGGGGGAACGTACACTGATTATGGGGATTTTGAATATTACGCCTGATTCCTTTTCGGATGGAGGACGTTATATGAATCTGGAGGCTGCTGTCGAGCATGCGCACCGGTTGACGGAGGACGGGGCCGATATCCTTGATGTGGGAGGCGAATCGACACGTCCAGGCCATCAGCCTGTGGATGAAGAGGAAGAACTGCGCAGAGTGATTCCTGTGGTTGAGCGTTTGGCAAAGGAAGTCAAATTGCCAATTTCCATTGATACATACAAGTCAAAGGTGGCCAAAGAGGCTGTTCAAGCGGGCGCACATATTGTTAACGACATTTGGGGATTCAAAATAGATCCGGATATGGCTCGTGTATGCGCCGAGTTGGATGTGCCGGTTATCGTCATGCACAACCGGGCAGAGCCTTTTGAGACGGATGTGATGAACGGTTTGATCCGGGAAATGCGTGAGTCGGTGGCTTTGGGTCTAGCTGCGGGTGTGAAAAAAGAGCGGATGATTCTGGATCCGGGCATCGGATTTGGCAAGACGTACGAGGACAATCTGTTGGTATTACGGCACTTGGCCGATTTTTGCGGATTGGGGTTTCCGGTATTGTTGGGTACTTCGAGAAAATCGGTGATTGGCCACTGTTTGGGGCTGCCCGTTGAGGAGCGAATGGAGGGAACTGCCGCAACGGTTGCCTTAGGTATTGCGAACGGAGCGGATATCGTACGGGTGCATGATGTAAAGCAGATAAAAAGGGTTGCATTAATGACGGATGCTCTGGTACGCTGA
- the cysK gene encoding cysteine synthase A produces the protein MKIANSIAELIGNTPIVKLNKVAGPNDAEIYLKLESFNPGGSVKDRIALSMIEEAEKEGWIKPGDTIVEPTSGNTGIGLAMMAAAKGYRAILIMPDTMSVERRNLLRAYGAELVLTPGAEGMKGAIAKAEQLKAENPSYFIPQQFKNPANPKIHRETTAREIITAMDGKVDAFVAGVGTGGTITGVGEVLKQQIGSHVQVVAVEPTASPVLSGGQPGPHKIQGIGAGFVPEILNREVIDQVITVENEIAFEYARKVAKEEGVLVGISSGANIYAALQVAKKLGAGKRVVTVAPSTGERYLSTPLFQFE, from the coding sequence ATGAAAATTGCGAATTCGATTGCGGAACTGATCGGCAATACCCCCATCGTAAAATTGAACAAAGTAGCTGGACCGAATGACGCGGAGATCTACCTGAAACTGGAATCTTTCAACCCGGGCGGCTCTGTAAAAGATCGGATCGCGCTTTCGATGATAGAAGAGGCGGAAAAAGAGGGATGGATTAAACCGGGTGACACGATTGTGGAACCGACTTCGGGCAATACGGGCATCGGCTTGGCTATGATGGCGGCGGCAAAAGGTTACCGGGCCATTCTGATTATGCCTGACACAATGTCTGTAGAGCGGCGAAATCTGCTTCGCGCATATGGTGCAGAGTTGGTTTTGACACCGGGAGCGGAGGGCATGAAAGGTGCAATTGCCAAAGCGGAACAATTAAAAGCCGAGAATCCGTCCTATTTTATTCCGCAGCAATTTAAAAACCCGGCCAATCCGAAAATTCATCGGGAAACAACGGCGCGTGAAATTATTACGGCGATGGATGGGAAAGTCGACGCGTTTGTAGCAGGTGTTGGGACAGGCGGGACGATCACAGGTGTGGGCGAAGTGTTGAAACAACAGATCGGGTCGCATGTACAAGTGGTTGCTGTTGAACCGACTGCTTCCCCCGTATTGTCCGGCGGGCAGCCAGGCCCCCACAAGATTCAGGGAATTGGCGCTGGCTTTGTTCCTGAAATTTTAAATCGTGAAGTCATTGATCAGGTCATAACTGTCGAAAACGAAATTGCTTTTGAATATGCGCGCAAAGTGGCGAAAGAAGAGGGCGTGTTGGTGGGGATCTCATCCGGCGCCAACATTTATGCCGCGCTGCAGGTGGCTAAAAAACTGGGTGCTGGCAAACGTGTCGTGACTGTCGCTCCGTCGACGGGTGAAAGATATCTGTCCACTCCTTTGTTCCAGTTTGAGTAA
- the hslO gene encoding Hsp33 family molecular chaperone HslO: MNDYIVRATALEGRIRAFGAVTTQLVEELRQRHQATPVATAAMGRAATVGAVMGLMLKGDNRLTIQIKGGGPIGQIIVDANARGEVRAYASNPHVDLPLNLIGKLDVAGAVGTNGFLNVIKDMGLKNPYQGSVEIISGELGEDFAYYFSQSEQTPSVVGVGVLVDRDYTVKVAGGFILQLLPGVSGEDVSYIEEQLSKVPGVTSLLSEGATPEQILENLIPGPVKFLEREPVRFQCTCSHERLEKVLISLGEGELQSMIDEDQGAEVECSFCKEKYYFSDEHLMTLIDRIKEK; encoded by the coding sequence ATGAATGATTATATTGTCCGTGCCACCGCGTTGGAGGGACGGATTCGTGCATTTGGCGCAGTGACTACTCAACTGGTGGAGGAATTAAGGCAACGTCATCAAGCCACTCCGGTTGCAACAGCGGCGATGGGCCGGGCGGCTACCGTCGGGGCTGTTATGGGGCTAATGCTAAAAGGAGATAACCGGTTAACGATTCAAATTAAAGGAGGCGGACCAATCGGACAGATCATTGTCGACGCGAATGCCAGAGGGGAAGTCAGGGCCTACGCCAGCAATCCTCATGTAGACCTGCCCTTAAATTTGATCGGGAAGTTGGACGTGGCGGGAGCGGTGGGTACAAACGGCTTTCTAAACGTGATTAAGGATATGGGATTGAAGAATCCCTATCAAGGTTCTGTGGAAATCATCTCGGGGGAACTGGGAGAGGATTTCGCCTATTATTTTTCACAAAGCGAACAGACTCCCTCTGTTGTGGGAGTGGGTGTGTTGGTAGATCGCGATTATACGGTAAAAGTGGCAGGCGGTTTTATTTTGCAGCTGCTGCCGGGTGTTTCAGGGGAAGACGTCAGTTATATCGAAGAGCAGCTCTCGAAAGTCCCTGGCGTTACATCGTTATTGTCGGAAGGAGCAACACCGGAACAAATTTTGGAAAATCTGATTCCGGGCCCGGTCAAATTTTTGGAACGGGAGCCTGTACGTTTTCAGTGCACCTGCAGCCATGAGCGGTTGGAAAAAGTTTTAATTTCGTTAGGTGAAGGCGAGTTGCAGTCAATGATTGACGAAGATCAGGGCGCGGAAGTGGAGTGTTCCTTTTGTAAAGAAAAATATTATTTCTCGGATGAACACTTGATGACATTAATTGACCGCATAAAAGAAAAGTAG
- a CDS encoding DNA polymerase IV, with the protein MASRNCILHVDMDAFFAAVEQRDNPSLQGKPVIIGGLGARGVVSTASYEARSFGVHSAMPMSEAKRRCPKGIYLPVNGQKYRSVSRQVFAIFHRYTPLVEGLSIDEAFLDVTGCETLFGPAETIALQIKNEIRQETGLTASVGLSYCKFLAKLASDLNKPDGFTIIREEDIQNLVHPLPISKLWGVGEKAAAQLNRLGIRTIGDAAAMDLAKMRRTIGHLADHIFQLSQGIDPRPVEPYHERKSIGQEVTFSEDVTDIEFLHTSLLEQAETVARELRQSHMEAKTITLKLRYASFQTTTKSHTWTEPTQSGSKIYQAAKQLLQKCGLRPTDRIRLIGISTSSLIAERGHVQANLFDQAPDKNHHLQETVDRLKDKFGETVITRARLVKKHFADAPSERRNEE; encoded by the coding sequence ATGGCCTCGCGAAATTGTATTCTGCATGTCGATATGGACGCTTTCTTTGCAGCTGTTGAACAAAGAGACAATCCGTCCTTGCAAGGGAAGCCTGTTATTATTGGGGGACTCGGCGCAAGGGGTGTCGTCTCGACTGCATCCTATGAAGCAAGAAGTTTCGGAGTACATTCCGCCATGCCGATGTCGGAGGCAAAACGCCGCTGCCCAAAGGGCATCTATTTACCGGTCAACGGTCAAAAATACAGATCGGTTTCACGTCAGGTATTCGCCATTTTTCACCGTTACACACCGCTCGTGGAAGGATTATCGATTGACGAAGCGTTTCTCGATGTAACCGGCTGCGAAACACTGTTTGGACCCGCTGAAACAATCGCTTTGCAAATCAAGAATGAAATTAGACAGGAAACAGGACTTACTGCATCGGTTGGCCTTTCTTACTGTAAATTTCTCGCCAAGCTGGCATCTGATTTGAATAAACCAGATGGTTTTACGATCATCAGAGAAGAAGACATCCAGAACCTTGTACACCCTTTACCAATCTCAAAGCTTTGGGGCGTAGGGGAAAAGGCGGCCGCTCAACTGAATCGATTGGGTATCCGTACGATCGGCGACGCCGCCGCCATGGATTTGGCAAAAATGCGCCGTACGATCGGTCATCTGGCTGATCATATCTTCCAGTTGTCGCAAGGGATCGATCCCCGCCCCGTCGAGCCTTATCATGAACGAAAATCAATCGGGCAGGAAGTTACCTTTTCAGAAGATGTGACAGATATAGAATTTCTGCATACAAGCTTGCTTGAGCAGGCAGAAACGGTGGCACGGGAGCTTCGTCAATCACACATGGAAGCGAAAACCATCACCTTAAAACTGCGTTACGCGTCCTTTCAAACGACTACCAAAAGCCATACTTGGACGGAACCCACCCAATCAGGCAGTAAAATTTACCAGGCTGCAAAACAACTTTTGCAAAAATGCGGATTGCGTCCTACAGACAGAATACGCCTGATCGGCATTTCAACCAGCAGTCTAATCGCTGAACGTGGCCATGTACAGGCCAATCTGTTTGATCAAGCCCCCGACAAAAACCATCATCTGCAAGAGACCGTGGACCGTTTAAAAGACAAATTTGGTGAAACAGTCATCACCCGGGCCCGTTTAGTAAAGAAACATTTTGCCGACGCCCCTTCAGAAAGAAGGAATGAAGAGTAG
- a CDS encoding type III pantothenate kinase, whose translation MIFVIDVGNTNIVLGVYNGDQLEHHWRIATVRDRTEDELGIFVKSLFTDRGLKFTDIDAIVISSVVPPLMFALERMCDKYFGIKPLVIGPGIKTGLNISLENPREVGADRIVNAVAALETYGPPLIVVDFGTATTFCVLNEKGQYLGGPIAPGIGISTEALFQRAAKLPRIEVVRPSLVVGRNTVTNIQSGVYYGFIGQVDGIVHRIKEELNLPFTVIATGGFAKLIATDSYTIQEVDPFLTLKGLRLIWERNR comes from the coding sequence TTGATTTTTGTAATTGATGTGGGAAACACGAATATCGTGTTAGGGGTATACAATGGGGATCAATTGGAGCACCATTGGCGCATTGCTACAGTTCGAGACAGAACAGAGGATGAACTGGGCATCTTTGTAAAAAGCTTGTTTACGGACAGAGGACTAAAGTTTACGGATATTGACGCGATTGTTATTTCATCTGTAGTTCCACCGCTCATGTTTGCATTGGAACGGATGTGTGACAAATATTTCGGAATCAAGCCGTTGGTGATCGGGCCTGGAATTAAAACAGGACTGAACATTTCCCTGGAGAACCCGCGGGAAGTGGGGGCTGATCGGATTGTGAATGCAGTCGCCGCTCTGGAAACATATGGTCCTCCGTTAATCGTCGTGGATTTTGGTACCGCTACGACCTTCTGTGTTTTAAATGAAAAAGGACAATATCTTGGGGGACCGATTGCGCCGGGTATCGGAATCTCCACGGAAGCTCTTTTTCAAAGAGCCGCTAAACTGCCACGGATTGAAGTAGTGCGTCCTTCTTTGGTGGTTGGACGAAATACGGTTACCAATATTCAATCAGGTGTTTATTACGGGTTTATTGGACAGGTAGATGGAATTGTACACCGCATTAAGGAAGAGCTTAATCTCCCTTTTACGGTGATTGCCACTGGCGGGTTTGCCAAGCTGATTGCGACAGATTCCTATACGATTCAGGAAGTTGATCCTTTTCTTACTTTAAAAGGGCTTCGACTGATTTGGGAACGAAATCGGTAA